In a single window of the Vibrio celticus genome:
- a CDS encoding bifunctional diguanylate cyclase/phosphodiesterase, which yields MTLYKQLVVGMVAVFILLMTSVFMIEFNTTRGYLEEQQRSEVSNTINTVGLALAPYLEEKDKVAVESVINALFDGSSYSVVRLIFLDSGEDILRSYPVKPTGVPEWFTNLNLFEPVHDRRVITSGWMQLAEVEIVSHPGPAYDQLWQAFIRLLSIFGTIFLLGLVSISWILKRALRPLSLIITKMDQIAKNQFGEPLARPKTKDLTLVVDGINHMSTQVELAFKNQAKEAQKLRERAYIDPVSQLGNRAYYMSQLTQWLEESSLGGLAVLKAEFISEEYDEKGYQEGDALVHQLAEQLQASISSPDITIARISSDEFGFIMPNIDESELKLVASSIVNCIQGLGSDPTGTANPHIALGVTYSNTRKTSTEIMSLVDNALSSAKANRELSYGYVTADDHGAVMGKQQWRMLVEEAIINDLITFRLQAANNAFGKTYHQEVFSAIEKDGVRYGANQYLYALEQLEMSHILDQYVIEKMIEKLNAKEVTSPVAINISPSSISQPSFIRWIGKTLEQNASIAHLLHFEIPENCFINVPHYTALLCNTIRNAEAVFGVDNYGRNFQSLDYINEYRPSYVKLDYLFTHNLDDEKQKFTLTSISRTAHNLGVTTIASRIETQTQLDILSDNYVEVFQGFIVDK from the coding sequence ATGACTTTATATAAACAGCTTGTGGTCGGGATGGTTGCAGTGTTCATTCTGCTGATGACGTCAGTTTTTATGATCGAATTCAATACCACCCGTGGATACTTAGAGGAGCAGCAACGCTCTGAGGTAAGTAATACCATTAATACTGTTGGACTGGCTCTCGCCCCTTACCTAGAAGAAAAGGACAAGGTGGCAGTGGAGTCTGTTATCAACGCCCTGTTTGATGGCAGTTCTTACTCAGTCGTTCGATTGATCTTTCTCGATAGCGGTGAAGACATTCTCCGCTCATACCCTGTAAAGCCAACTGGCGTACCAGAGTGGTTTACCAACCTAAACCTGTTCGAGCCTGTTCATGACCGCCGCGTGATCACCAGTGGCTGGATGCAATTGGCCGAAGTCGAGATCGTAAGTCATCCTGGCCCTGCCTACGATCAACTTTGGCAAGCATTCATCCGCTTACTGAGCATCTTTGGCACGATCTTCTTGCTCGGTTTAGTGTCTATCTCTTGGATCCTTAAACGCGCTTTACGCCCGCTCTCGTTGATCATTACTAAGATGGATCAGATCGCTAAGAATCAGTTTGGCGAACCACTGGCTCGTCCAAAGACAAAAGATCTCACCTTGGTTGTCGATGGTATCAACCACATGTCGACTCAAGTTGAACTGGCATTTAAAAACCAAGCGAAAGAAGCTCAGAAGTTACGTGAAAGAGCGTATATCGACCCTGTATCTCAGCTCGGTAACCGTGCTTACTACATGTCTCAGTTAACTCAATGGTTAGAAGAGTCGAGCTTAGGTGGTTTAGCGGTACTTAAAGCGGAGTTTATTAGTGAAGAGTACGATGAAAAGGGCTATCAAGAAGGTGATGCCTTGGTTCATCAACTGGCTGAACAGCTACAGGCTTCAATTTCATCACCAGACATCACCATCGCCCGAATTTCTAGTGACGAATTTGGTTTCATCATGCCAAACATTGATGAGAGCGAACTGAAACTTGTCGCGAGCAGCATCGTAAACTGTATCCAGGGCCTAGGTTCAGACCCAACAGGTACTGCGAATCCACATATTGCTCTTGGTGTGACATACAGCAACACGCGTAAGACCAGTACTGAAATCATGTCGCTGGTGGATAACGCGCTTTCAAGTGCCAAGGCGAACCGAGAGCTGTCTTACGGCTACGTAACCGCAGACGATCACGGCGCTGTAATGGGCAAACAACAATGGCGCATGTTGGTTGAAGAAGCGATCATCAACGACCTCATTACCTTCCGTCTGCAGGCTGCAAACAATGCCTTTGGTAAAACGTATCACCAAGAGGTGTTCTCTGCGATTGAAAAAGATGGCGTGCGTTACGGTGCTAACCAGTACTTATACGCGCTAGAACAGCTTGAAATGAGCCACATTCTCGACCAATACGTTATCGAGAAGATGATTGAAAAGCTCAATGCAAAAGAAGTAACCAGCCCTGTCGCTATTAATATTTCACCAAGCAGTATTTCTCAACCAAGCTTCATCCGTTGGATCGGTAAGACGCTTGAACAGAATGCTTCAATCGCTCACCTGTTGCACTTTGAGATTCCAGAAAACTGCTTCATCAACGTTCCGCACTACACGGCACTCTTGTGTAACACCATTCGCAACGCTGAAGCGGTGTTTGGTGTCGATAACTACGGACGTAACTTCCAATCACTGGATTACATCAACGAATACCGTCCAAGCTATGTGAAGCTAGATTACCTGTTCACACATAACCTTGATGACGAAAAACAGAAGTTCACCTTAACGTCGATCTCTAGAACCGCTCACAACCTAGGCGTCACCACCATTGCGTCTCGAATAGAAACTCAGACTCAGCTAGATATTCTGTCTGATAACTACGTAGAAGTGTTCCAAGGCTTCATTGTTGATAAATAG